A genomic segment from Salmo trutta chromosome 38, fSalTru1.1, whole genome shotgun sequence encodes:
- the LOC115178313 gene encoding 5-demethoxyubiquinone hydroxylase, mitochondrial gives MQRAVFAHIALHDWTHVFSPLRIRQCCLKHRALPVQLSSRAYSVIPPPRDEAEKALLHSMLRVDHAGEYGANRIYAGQMAVLGRSQTGPLIQEMWDQEKKHLAKFSEILAENRVRPTLLLPLWNVAGFLLGAGTALLGKEGAMACTVAVEESISEHYNSQIRALMEEDPDRYVELLKLIKEFRDDEMEHHDTGLEHDAESLPGYKLLKSAIQLGCTAAIFASQRL, from the exons ATGCAACGAGCCGTTTTTGCACATATTGCATTGCATGACTGGACGCATGTTTTCAGTCCTTTGAGGATACGGCAATGTTGTTTGAAGCACAGAG CACTACCAGTACAGCTCAGTTCTCGGGCATACAGTGTGATACCGCCCCCGCGCGACGAAGCAGAGAAGGCTTTGCTGCACAGTATGTTGAGGGTGGACCACGCAGGGGAATACGGTGCCAACCGCATCTACGCCGGCCAGATGGCAGTGTTGGGAAGGTCACAGACAGGACCGCTTATTCAG GAAATGTGGGATCAAGAGAAGAAGCATCTTGCCAAATTCAGTGAGATCCTTGCAGAGAACAGAGTTCGCCCAACGTTGCTGTTGCCCCTCTGGAACGTTGCAGGTTTTTTACTAG GAGCAGGCACCGCTCTGCTGGGTAAAGAAGGGGCCATGGCCTGTACTGTGGCTGTGGAGGAGAGCATTTCTGAGCACTACAACAGCCAGATCAGAGCCCTCATGGAGGAGGACCCAGACAGATATGTAGAGCTGTTAAAA TTAATAAAGGAATTCCGAGATGATGAGATGGAACATCATGATACAGGACTGGAGCACGATGCTGAATCT CTACCCGGATACAAGCTTTTGAAGAGTGCAATACAACTTGGCTGCACAGCCGCAATATTCGCGTCTCAGCGCCTATAA